A window of the Polaribacter sp. HaHaR_3_91 genome harbors these coding sequences:
- a CDS encoding T9SS type A sorting domain-containing protein — protein sequence MKKNFFFGIVFLTLVSQTIFSQVVLSADGPGNTYELINAVFANPNRSVVEAPDCNHTDFGNHIDEVFDTELNKNVFRFHIHVTPDNDRCKKFDRQRNEIKTYSDSPENLKVTKGETVAYKWKFKLSDSFKTSASFTHIHQIKAVGGSYASIPMISFTLRKGNPDKFELRYTATNDQTTLETANLDLFRGNWVEVTEYIKFDDAGSYSLEIRKVSNNEEIFSYSNSPLDTWQDGAEFARPKWGIYRSLNNKQDLQDEIVKYADFSIEEITGLLSVDDLKAKSENILLFPNPSSNEIEFKNTDSDAYDEVALFDYTGRNISIENRFNNKTVDFSGFSKGLYFVVLTKDSVIVKVLKCYIK from the coding sequence ATGAAGAAAAACTTTTTTTTTGGTATTGTTTTTTTGACTTTAGTCTCACAAACAATTTTTAGTCAGGTTGTTTTAAGTGCAGATGGTCCTGGAAATACCTATGAGTTGATAAATGCTGTTTTTGCTAATCCAAACAGAAGTGTGGTGGAAGCTCCAGATTGTAATCATACAGATTTTGGAAATCATATAGATGAAGTTTTTGATACAGAATTAAATAAGAATGTTTTCCGTTTTCATATTCATGTAACTCCAGATAATGATCGTTGTAAAAAGTTTGATAGGCAACGTAATGAGATAAAAACATATTCTGATTCACCTGAAAATTTAAAGGTAACTAAAGGAGAAACTGTAGCTTATAAATGGAAATTTAAGTTAAGTGATTCCTTTAAAACTTCAGCAAGTTTTACACATATTCATCAAATAAAAGCAGTTGGTGGTTCGTATGCATCTATACCAATGATTTCTTTTACTTTAAGAAAAGGAAATCCGGATAAATTTGAATTAAGGTATACAGCAACCAATGATCAAACTACTTTAGAAACGGCAAACTTAGATTTATTTAGAGGGAATTGGGTAGAAGTAACAGAGTATATTAAATTTGATGATGCAGGGAGTTATTCTTTAGAAATAAGAAAAGTTTCTAATAATGAAGAAATATTTAGTTATTCTAATAGTCCATTAGACACTTGGCAAGATGGTGCAGAATTTGCAAGACCAAAATGGGGTATTTATAGAAGTTTAAATAACAAACAAGATTTGCAAGATGAAATAGTAAAATATGCAGATTTTAGCATTGAAGAAATTACAGGATTACTTTCTGTTGATGATTTAAAAGCAAAATCAGAAAATATTTTATTATTTCCAAATCCATCATCTAATGAGATAGAGTTTAAAAATACAGATTCAGATGCGTATGATGAAGTTGCGTTGTTTGATTATACTGGTAGAAATATTTCTATAGAAAATAGGTTTAATAATAAAACGGTAGATTTTAGTGGTTTTTCTAAAGGATTGTATTTTGTTGTTCTTACAAAAGATTCAGTAATAGTAAAAGTATTAAAATGCTATATTAAATAA
- a CDS encoding polysaccharide lyase 6 family protein — translation MKKLVLFYISILSITNINIFAQEKLVSNITEYNSTIKTVKAGDVIVLKNGIWQDVKLNAYGQGEVGSPILIKAETAGEVIITGNSTLNIYGEHIIVSGLWFKDGNTSYKSVVQFRKDSKTFANNCRLTNSTISYYKSKENLKDHWVDLWGKNNRVDHNNFTGKISEGTTLVVWLKGEEHVENNHRIDNNFFGTRPDLGKNGGETIRIGTSTNSKKSSKTLVEKNIFSSCDGEIEIISNKSGDNIYRDNLFVGSQGALTLRHGDNALVERNVFLGNGVSKTGGVRVINSNHIIRNNLFVGLLGDGFRGPIVVMNGVPNSPLNRYEQVKNVDIQNNTIINSGPISFGEGKDDEKTLAPINTNFSNNLIFNDKPGKNILFVDDVSGITFNNNYIDAATPQVINGFNATKIDWKEIGSFPVPTAKNNDLLVVTKNSKSLEKDINNNIREVFNAGAFNLDANNLPRALKLRSGPGWTPNIVAPIIKAEEITVEPGIETLRKAIDKASPGSVLNLKTGEYILEKSIKVSKNITIVGDKGGATIIAAKKDLEKPISYLFRVNEGINLHISNAILDGVNSELKYAIVSPDKQEGGLYNLFVDNIIFQNFTNKNGGSVFKAYNGTKADTLSFVNSRFENNYRGLNLSYDKDIMELYNANTIIIDNTVFKNIEEAAINYYRKTVSTEIPGGNLIINNSIFSNVFNNEKGKIIRADGISNVSITNSVIEDSYKVITPVSLKGSNNSISNCLIHKSGFVKISDNAKKENLIYKNPRWDDNYLFTPSDKSPLLKVNNDIDNIGLKQ, via the coding sequence ATGAAAAAATTAGTTTTATTTTATATTTCCATTTTATCAATTACTAATATTAATATCTTTGCACAAGAAAAATTAGTTTCTAATATAACAGAATATAACAGTACTATTAAAACTGTAAAAGCGGGAGATGTTATTGTTTTGAAGAATGGTATTTGGCAAGATGTTAAATTAAATGCTTACGGACAAGGTGAGGTAGGAAGCCCCATTTTAATAAAAGCAGAAACTGCTGGAGAAGTAATAATCACAGGAAACTCTACCTTAAATATTTATGGCGAACACATTATTGTAAGTGGCTTGTGGTTTAAAGATGGTAATACAAGCTATAAATCGGTTGTTCAGTTTAGAAAAGATTCTAAAACCTTTGCTAATAATTGTCGTTTAACAAACTCTACAATATCTTATTATAAATCTAAAGAAAATTTAAAAGACCATTGGGTAGATCTTTGGGGTAAAAATAACCGTGTGGATCATAATAACTTTACAGGTAAAATAAGTGAAGGAACTACTTTGGTAGTTTGGCTTAAAGGAGAAGAACATGTAGAAAATAATCATAGAATAGATAATAACTTTTTTGGTACAAGACCAGACCTAGGTAAAAACGGAGGAGAAACAATTAGAATTGGTACCAGTACGAACTCTAAAAAATCATCTAAAACTCTTGTAGAAAAAAATATTTTTTCAAGTTGTGACGGTGAAATAGAAATTATTTCTAATAAATCTGGAGACAATATTTATAGAGATAATTTATTTGTAGGTAGCCAAGGTGCTTTAACGCTAAGACATGGCGATAACGCGTTGGTAGAACGAAATGTTTTTTTAGGAAATGGTGTATCTAAAACAGGTGGAGTTAGGGTAATCAACTCTAATCATATTATCAGAAATAATTTATTTGTAGGTTTGTTAGGTGATGGTTTTAGAGGACCAATTGTAGTAATGAACGGGGTGCCAAATTCACCTTTAAATAGATATGAACAAGTAAAGAATGTAGATATTCAGAATAATACCATTATCAATTCTGGGCCAATTTCCTTTGGAGAAGGTAAAGATGATGAAAAAACGCTTGCACCTATAAATACTAATTTTTCAAACAATTTAATTTTTAACGACAAACCAGGGAAAAATATTTTATTTGTTGATGACGTTTCTGGAATCACTTTTAATAATAATTATATAGATGCGGCAACACCACAAGTTATTAACGGTTTTAATGCAACCAAAATAGATTGGAAAGAGATAGGTTCTTTTCCTGTGCCGACTGCTAAGAATAACGATTTGTTAGTAGTTACTAAAAATAGTAAAAGTCTAGAAAAAGATATCAACAATAATATAAGAGAAGTTTTTAATGCAGGCGCTTTTAATCTGGATGCCAATAATTTACCAAGAGCTTTAAAGTTAAGATCTGGTCCGGGTTGGACACCTAATATTGTTGCTCCAATTATTAAAGCTGAAGAAATTACCGTAGAACCTGGTATAGAAACTTTAAGAAAAGCGATTGATAAAGCATCTCCAGGTTCTGTTTTAAATTTAAAAACAGGAGAGTATATTTTAGAAAAATCAATTAAAGTATCTAAGAATATTACTATTGTTGGAGATAAAGGCGGTGCTACCATTATAGCAGCCAAAAAAGATCTAGAAAAACCGATTAGTTATTTGTTTAGGGTAAATGAAGGGATAAACTTACACATTAGCAATGCAATTCTAGATGGTGTAAATTCTGAATTAAAATATGCTATTGTTTCTCCTGACAAACAAGAAGGCGGACTTTATAATTTATTTGTAGATAATATTATCTTTCAAAACTTTACGAATAAAAATGGAGGAAGCGTTTTTAAAGCCTATAATGGTACAAAAGCAGATACATTAAGTTTTGTAAACTCTAGATTTGAAAACAATTATAGAGGACTAAATTTATCTTATGATAAAGATATTATGGAACTATATAATGCGAATACAATTATTATAGACAACACTGTATTTAAAAATATAGAAGAAGCAGCAATTAATTATTATAGAAAAACTGTATCGACAGAAATTCCGGGTGGTAACTTAATTATAAATAATTCAATATTTAGTAATGTTTTTAATAATGAAAAAGGTAAAATTATTAGAGCAGATGGAATTAGCAATGTTTCCATTACAAATTCTGTGATTGAAGATAGTTATAAAGTTATAACGCCTGTTTCTTTAAAAGGTTCTAATAATAGTATTTCTAATTGTTTAATTCATAAAAGTGGTTTTGTTAAAATAAGTGATAATGCTAAAAAGGAAAATTTAATTTATAAAAATCCCCGATGGGATGATAATTATCTTTTTACTCCAAGTGATAAATCTCCATTATTAAAAGTAAATAATGATATCGATAACATAGGTTTAAAGCAATAA
- the thrS gene encoding threonine--tRNA ligase: MIKITLPDGTIKEFAKNSTPMDVAKSISEGFARNVISANFNDVTVETSTPLTTDGSLTLYTFNDDGGKKAFWHSSAHVLAEAILSFYPNAKLTIGPAIENGFYYDIDLGEDVISDKDFPSIEKKFLEIARGKHEFSLRSVSKADALSLYKAENNEYKVELIENLTDGEITFCDHSNFTDLCRGGHIPNTGIIKAIKIMSVAGAYWRGDEKNNQLTRVYGISFPKQKLLTEYLELLEEAKKRDHRKLGKELELFTFSQKVGAGLPLWLPKGAALRNRLQDFLKVAQKKAGYEEVMTPHIGQKELYVTSGHYEKYGEDSFQTIKTPKMDEEFLLKPMNCPHHCEVYNFKPYSYKDLPKRFAEFGTVYRYEQSGELHGLTRVRGFTQDDAHIFCTPEQLDQEFKDVIDLVLYVFGSLGFENFTAQVSIRDKSNPDKYIGDTETWEIAENAIISAATDKGLNFVIEEGEAAFYGPKLDFMVKDALGRSWQLGTIQVDYNLPKRFDLTYKGADNQLHRPVMIHRAPFGSMERFIAVLLEHTGGNFPLWLTPDQVILLPISDKYQKYSEKVLKSLENSEIRALVDNRSEKTGRKIRDAEVSKVPFMVIVGEKEEQDGTVSVRRHGEGDLGTFTIEEFISLIKAEESKTLKKF, encoded by the coding sequence ATGATTAAAATAACTTTACCTGACGGAACTATTAAGGAGTTTGCTAAAAATAGCACTCCGATGGATGTTGCAAAAAGCATTAGTGAAGGGTTTGCTAGAAACGTAATATCTGCAAACTTTAACGACGTAACTGTTGAAACCTCTACCCCACTAACCACGGATGGTTCTTTAACTTTATATACATTTAATGATGATGGCGGAAAGAAAGCTTTTTGGCATTCTTCTGCGCACGTATTAGCAGAAGCTATTTTAAGTTTTTATCCGAATGCTAAATTGACTATTGGACCAGCTATTGAAAATGGTTTCTATTATGATATTGATTTAGGAGAAGATGTTATTTCTGATAAAGACTTCCCTTCTATTGAAAAGAAATTTTTAGAGATTGCTCGAGGAAAACATGAGTTTTCTTTACGTTCTGTTTCTAAGGCAGATGCTTTATCATTATATAAAGCAGAAAATAACGAATATAAAGTTGAGTTGATTGAAAACTTAACAGACGGAGAAATCACTTTTTGTGATCATAGTAACTTTACAGATTTATGTAGAGGAGGTCACATACCAAATACAGGAATTATAAAAGCGATTAAAATAATGAGCGTTGCTGGTGCTTATTGGCGCGGTGATGAAAAGAATAATCAGTTAACTCGTGTTTATGGAATTAGTTTTCCGAAACAAAAATTGCTAACTGAATATTTAGAGCTATTAGAAGAAGCTAAAAAACGTGACCATAGAAAATTAGGTAAAGAATTAGAGTTGTTTACTTTTTCTCAGAAAGTTGGTGCTGGTTTGCCTTTATGGTTACCAAAAGGCGCTGCTTTACGTAATCGTTTACAAGATTTCTTAAAGGTAGCACAAAAGAAAGCTGGTTATGAAGAAGTAATGACACCTCATATTGGTCAGAAAGAATTATATGTTACTTCTGGTCATTATGAAAAATATGGTGAAGACAGTTTTCAGACAATAAAAACCCCTAAAATGGATGAGGAGTTTTTGTTAAAACCGATGAACTGCCCACACCACTGTGAAGTTTATAATTTTAAGCCTTATTCTTATAAAGATTTACCAAAACGTTTTGCTGAATTTGGAACCGTTTATAGATACGAACAAAGTGGAGAGTTACATGGTTTAACGCGTGTTAGAGGTTTTACACAAGATGATGCGCATATTTTTTGTACACCAGAACAATTAGATCAAGAATTTAAAGATGTTATCGACTTAGTTTTATATGTTTTTGGTTCTTTAGGTTTTGAAAATTTTACAGCACAGGTTTCTATTAGAGATAAAAGCAACCCTGATAAATATATTGGAGATACTGAAACTTGGGAAATTGCCGAAAATGCAATTATAAGTGCTGCAACTGATAAAGGTTTAAATTTTGTGATTGAAGAAGGTGAAGCTGCCTTTTATGGTCCTAAATTAGACTTTATGGTGAAGGACGCTTTAGGCAGAAGTTGGCAACTTGGAACGATACAAGTTGACTATAATTTACCAAAACGTTTTGATTTAACCTATAAAGGAGCAGATAATCAACTACACAGACCGGTGATGATTCACAGAGCACCATTTGGTTCTATGGAGCGCTTTATTGCCGTATTGCTAGAGCACACGGGCGGTAACTTCCCACTTTGGTTAACTCCAGATCAGGTTATCTTATTGCCAATCAGTGATAAATATCAAAAATATTCAGAAAAAGTTTTAAAATCGTTAGAAAATTCCGAAATTCGCGCCCTGGTAGATAACCGAAGTGAGAAAACTGGTCGTAAGATTAGAGATGCAGAAGTAAGCAAAGTACCGTTTATGGTAATTGTTGGTGAAAAAGAAGAACAAGATGGCACAGTTTCTGTAAGAAGACACGGAGAAGGAGATCTTGGTACATTTACAATTGAAGAATTTATTTCTTTAATTAAAGCAGAAGAAAGTAAAACATTGAAGAAATTTTAA
- the infC gene encoding translation initiation factor IF-3, which yields MNEKIRYVDEVRLVGDNIEVGVYPLDKAKELAREQELDLVEISPKAKPPVCKIIDYKKFLYEQKKREKVLKSKATKVTIKEIRFGPQTDEHDYEFKKKHALKFLQEGAKLKAFVFFKGRSIIFKEQGQILLLKLAQELEEYGKVEQLPKLEGKRMIMFIAPKKLK from the coding sequence ATTAATGAGAAAATAAGATATGTTGACGAAGTTCGTCTTGTGGGCGATAATATAGAAGTTGGTGTATATCCTTTAGATAAAGCTAAAGAGCTAGCCAGAGAGCAGGAATTAGATTTGGTTGAAATATCACCAAAAGCTAAACCACCTGTTTGTAAAATTATTGATTACAAGAAATTCTTGTATGAGCAAAAAAAACGTGAAAAGGTTTTAAAATCGAAAGCTACAAAAGTAACGATTAAAGAAATTCGTTTTGGACCTCAAACTGATGAGCATGATTATGAGTTTAAAAAGAAACATGCTCTTAAATTCTTACAAGAAGGTGCTAAGTTAAAAGCATTTGTATTCTTTAAAGGACGTTCTATTATATTTAAAGAACAAGGTCAAATTTTATTATTAAAATTAGCCCAAGAATTAGAGGAATATGGTAAAGTAGAACAGTTACCAAAATTAGAAGGTAAACGTATGATTATGTTTATAGCTCCTAAAAAACTAAAATAA
- the rpmI gene encoding 50S ribosomal protein L35 has protein sequence MPKMKTKSSAKKRFKVTGTGKIKRKHAFKSHILTKKSKKRKLALTHSALVHKADESNIKQQLNLK, from the coding sequence ATGCCTAAAATGAAAACCAAATCTAGCGCCAAAAAACGATTTAAAGTTACTGGTACTGGGAAAATCAAAAGAAAGCACGCGTTTAAAAGTCACATCTTAACAAAGAAGTCTAAAAAACGTAAGCTAGCCTTGACACATTCTGCATTAGTTCACAAAGCTGATGAATCGAATATCAAGCAACAATTAAACTTAAAGTAA
- the rplT gene encoding 50S ribosomal protein L20, protein MPRSVNSVASRKRRKKILKAAKGYFGRRKNVYTVAKNAVEKGMLYAYRDRKNNKRNFRSLWIVRINAAARLHGMSYSQFMGKVKANQIELNRKVLADLAVNNPDAFKAVVEKIK, encoded by the coding sequence ATGCCAAGATCAGTAAATTCAGTAGCCTCAAGAAAAAGAAGAAAAAAAATCTTGAAGGCTGCAAAAGGTTACTTCGGACGTAGAAAAAACGTTTACACAGTAGCAAAAAATGCAGTTGAAAAAGGTATGCTTTATGCATACAGAGACCGTAAAAACAATAAGAGAAACTTCCGTTCTTTATGGATTGTGCGTATTAACGCAGCAGCTCGTTTACACGGAATGTCTTACTCTCAGTTTATGGGGAAAGTTAAAGCTAACCAAATCGAATTAAACCGTAAGGTTTTAGCTGATTTAGCTGTAAACAACCCAGACGCTTTTAAGGCAGTTGTAGAAAAAATAAAATAA
- the glgA gene encoding glycogen synthase, whose translation MKALFYTREYPPYVYGGAGVHVEYLAAELAKLMSVDVRCFGDQDDTNNNPTVKGFPYENPIFDNSDDKLKAIFKTLSTGLHMNADPIDADVVHCHTWYSHFAGIVAKLCYGIPLVITTHSLEPLRPWKREQLGRGYDASSWIEKTAIEMADALIAVSEETKEDVLKHFNVDESKIKVIYNGINLQQYITTTETSTLDEYGVDKNKPYVLFVGRITRQKGIIHLVNAIKYIDSDTQIVLCAGAPDTPEIGTEMMDAVNEVKKTRKNVIWIDKMVSKEEIIQLYSHADVFCCPSIYEPFGIINIEAMACNTAVVASAVGGIKEVVVHGETGFLIPVEQQDAAPFEPINPDKFARDLAEGVNKVISDPKLRETMAQKGRKRVEEHFDWISIAKQVEELYKSLKK comes from the coding sequence ATGAAAGCCCTTTTTTATACTAGAGAATATCCTCCTTATGTATATGGTGGCGCTGGTGTTCATGTAGAATATCTTGCTGCAGAATTAGCGAAGCTTATGTCTGTAGATGTTAGATGTTTTGGAGATCAGGATGACACTAACAATAACCCAACTGTAAAGGGTTTTCCCTATGAAAACCCTATTTTCGATAACTCAGACGATAAGCTTAAAGCCATCTTTAAAACTTTAAGTACGGGTCTTCATATGAATGCAGATCCCATAGATGCAGATGTTGTACACTGCCATACTTGGTACTCGCACTTTGCAGGGATTGTAGCTAAACTTTGCTACGGTATTCCTTTAGTAATAACTACACACTCTTTAGAACCATTAAGACCTTGGAAAAGGGAACAACTAGGTCGTGGTTACGATGCTTCTTCTTGGATAGAAAAAACAGCTATTGAAATGGCTGATGCCTTAATTGCTGTTTCTGAAGAAACAAAAGAAGATGTTTTAAAGCATTTTAATGTAGATGAATCTAAAATTAAGGTTATTTACAACGGTATTAACTTACAACAATACATTACAACTACTGAAACCTCAACTCTAGATGAATATGGTGTAGATAAAAACAAACCTTATGTACTTTTTGTTGGAAGAATAACAAGACAAAAAGGAATTATTCATTTGGTAAATGCCATAAAATACATTGACTCAGATACTCAAATAGTACTTTGTGCTGGTGCACCAGATACTCCTGAAATTGGTACGGAAATGATGGATGCTGTTAACGAGGTTAAAAAAACTCGTAAAAATGTAATCTGGATTGATAAGATGGTCTCCAAAGAAGAAATTATACAATTATATTCTCATGCGGATGTATTCTGCTGTCCATCTATTTACGAACCTTTTGGTATTATAAATATAGAAGCAATGGCTTGTAATACAGCTGTTGTAGCTAGTGCAGTTGGTGGTATCAAAGAAGTTGTTGTGCATGGAGAAACAGGTTTCCTAATCCCTGTAGAACAACAAGACGCAGCTCCATTTGAACCCATAAACCCAGATAAATTTGCTAGAGATTTAGCAGAAGGAGTTAATAAAGTTATTAGTGATCCTAAATTAAGGGAAACGATGGCTCAAAAAGGAAGAAAAAGAGTAGAAGAACATTTTGATTGGATATCAATCGCTAAGCAAGTAGAAGAATTATATAAATCACTAAAAAAATAA
- a CDS encoding glucose-1-phosphate adenylyltransferase yields MINEKVLGIILGGGQGSRLYPLTKDRSKPAVPIAGKYRLVDIPISNCINSDIKRMYVLTQFNSASLNRHIKNTYHFSFFSSAFVDVLAAEQTIKSDKWFQGTADAVRQSMQHFLANDFEYALILSGDQLYQMDFNDMIKKHEDSGAEISIATYPVEAKDATSFGLLKTNEENIITSFIEKPAAELLPDWTSDVGDQMKAQGRDYLASMGIYIFNRDLLIELMSNPDTNDFGKEIIPQAIDKHKTFSYQYEGYWEDIGTIESFFEANLGLTDDVPQFNLYDEKGIYTRPRILPTSKIAGSILNKVVIGDGCLIHAEKIERSVIGIRSRIGKNSLISNTYMMGNDSYETLDEVSENNIDIMMGIGDRCYIHNCIVDKNCRIGDDVRINGGKHIKDVETDTYMVKDGIVVIKKDAIIPKGTNIG; encoded by the coding sequence ATGATAAATGAAAAAGTATTAGGAATTATTTTAGGAGGTGGACAAGGCTCCAGGTTATACCCACTAACAAAGGATAGATCTAAACCTGCTGTACCAATTGCAGGTAAATATAGACTCGTAGATATCCCTATTTCTAATTGTATCAATTCTGATATTAAAAGAATGTATGTATTAACTCAATTTAATTCTGCTTCTTTAAATAGACATATAAAAAATACTTATCATTTTAGTTTCTTTAGTTCTGCTTTTGTAGATGTTTTGGCGGCCGAACAAACCATTAAAAGTGATAAATGGTTTCAAGGAACAGCTGATGCTGTAAGACAAAGTATGCAACATTTTTTAGCAAACGATTTTGAATACGCTTTAATTCTTTCTGGTGATCAATTATATCAGATGGATTTTAATGATATGATTAAAAAGCACGAAGATAGTGGCGCAGAAATATCTATCGCTACGTATCCTGTAGAAGCTAAAGATGCAACCTCATTTGGTTTACTAAAAACAAATGAAGAAAATATAATTACTTCATTTATAGAAAAACCCGCAGCAGAGTTATTACCTGATTGGACTTCTGATGTAGGTGATCAAATGAAAGCACAAGGAAGAGACTACTTAGCTTCTATGGGTATCTATATATTTAATAGAGATTTATTAATAGAGTTAATGAGTAATCCTGATACAAATGATTTTGGTAAGGAAATTATTCCTCAAGCAATTGATAAGCATAAAACATTTAGTTATCAATATGAAGGTTATTGGGAAGATATTGGTACTATAGAGTCTTTCTTTGAAGCAAATTTAGGTTTAACAGATGATGTACCTCAATTTAATTTATATGATGAAAAAGGAATTTATACAAGACCAAGAATATTACCTACTTCTAAGATTGCGGGTTCAATTTTAAATAAAGTAGTTATAGGAGACGGTTGTCTGATTCATGCAGAAAAAATAGAAAGATCTGTTATTGGTATTCGTTCGAGAATTGGAAAAAACTCTTTAATATCCAATACCTATATGATGGGTAACGATTCTTATGAAACTTTAGACGAAGTGTCAGAAAATAATATTGATATTATGATGGGAATTGGAGACAGATGTTACATACACAACTGTATTGTAGATAAAAACTGTAGAATTGGTGATGATGTTAGAATTAATGGAGGAAAGCACATAAAAGATGTAGAAACAGATACCTATATGGTTAAAGACGGTATTGTAGTTATTAAAAAAGATGCTATTATTCCTAAAGGAACAAACATAGGATAG